A stretch of the Lolium perenne isolate Kyuss_39 chromosome 3, Kyuss_2.0, whole genome shotgun sequence genome encodes the following:
- the LOC127326092 gene encoding protein gamma response 1: protein MEGNALGISVAGCGADAAADDFKYICGLSTILVATIQEVKDRVSQMEFIFCSQLFPHIQAKSKLLHARHADDSSWRKREAGLASQLEELSSGKRRAENRLQQLEASLEEMKGRLADTARLAAEHDAEKNQLLGRLEELNRGKRGAEDRLQQLETSLEVMKADAARLAAEHGAERKRLLARLEDETNKEEVIHRLQREAAEMSRERDAQQQLLLQQMESKDNDLALEKNKVNLVTARYKDLKSQYNHLLAKLDQIEGSKSPVNSKASSGSPPSKRKLKDLQDREKESIQSVSKTEDQKNASSSSAKAQQTPRATSGSPPSKRKLKDAHDTVKESIQLVSKTEDQKNTPNSSAKAQHTPRATSARSLFSNSRLSLPSHPTNPPQKNAASTSKTDASSSFTRPSHWRETRARKEPGVVDPHDDFLDTPLEAVRNTIRNPTAREEALALAAPPPQDMDFNNSDDETQDINIATQGLNNIPVPKQRSTISIHPPNKGFKYTEPVRKKADRENLKGVECKQCKKFYDAVLPDGRVNGNGMDSTSMRCEHHDGVSRHRYRYAPPSTPDGFWNIGFESEM from the exons ATGGAGGGTAACGCGCTGGGCATCTCGGTCGCCGGTTGCGGCGCCGACGCGGCGGCGGACGATTTCAAGTACATCTGCGGGCTGAGCACCATCCTCGTCGCCACCATCCAGGAGGTCAAGGACCGGGTCTCCCAGATGGAGTTCATCTTCTGCAGCCAGCTCTTCCCGCACATCCAGGCAAAGTCCAAGCTCCTCCACGCGCGCCATGCCGACGATTCCAGCTGGAGGAAGAGGGAAGCCGGCCTGGCCAGCCAGCTGGAGGAGCTCAGCAGCGGGAAGCGGCGCGCGGAGAACAGGCTGCAGCAGCTGGAGGCCTCTCTGGAGGAGATGAAGGGGAGGCTTGCGGACACCGCGCGATTGGCCGCTGagcatgatgccgagaagaaccaGCTCCTGGGGAGATTGGAGGAGCTCAACCGTGGGAAGCGGGGTGCCGAGGATCGGCTGCAGCAGCTGGAGACCTCCCTCGAGGTGATGAAGGCTGACGCCGCACGATTGGCTGCGGAGCATGGTGCCGAGAGGAAGCGGCTTCTTGCGAGGCTGGAGGACGAAACGAATAAAGAAGAGGTGATTCACCGGCTCCAAAGGGAGGCTGCTGAGATGTCAAGGGAGAGGGACGCCCAGCAGCAGCTCCTGCTGCAGCAGATGGAGTccaaggataatgatcttgctctTGAGAAGAATAAAGTCAATCTCGTGACTGCCAGGTACAAGGATCTCAAGTCTCAGTACAACCATCTTCTTGCAAAGCTTGACCAGATTGAAGGCTCCAAGTCTCCTGTCAACAGCAAGGCCTCCTCTGGAAGTCCTCCCAGCAAGAGAAAGCTTAAAG ATTTACAGGACAGAGAAAAGGAGAGCATTCAGTCAGTGTCTAAGACTGAAGACCAAAAGAATGCTTCTAGTTCATCTGCCAAGGCCCAACAGACCCCACGTGCTACCTCTGGAAGTCCTCCGAGTAAGAGAAAGCTTAAAG ATGCCCATGACACGGTAAAGGAGAGCATTCAGTTAGTCTCTAAGACTGAAGACCAAAAGAACACTCCTAATTCATCTGCGAAGGCCCAACATACTCCACGTGCTACCTCGGCCAGGAGCCTGTTCAGTAACTCCCGCCTTTCTCTACCATCTCATCCAACCAACCCTCCACAAAAGAATGCTGCTAGCACTTCAAAGACAGATGCATCATCTAGTTTCACCCGCCCAAGTCACTGGAGGGAAACTCGCGCACGCAAGGAACCAGGTGTTGTTGATCCACATGACGATTTTCTTGATACTCCTCTGGAGGCTGTCAGAAATACAATCAGGAATCCTACAGCTCGTGAAGAAGCACTAGCTCTTGCTGCCCCTCCTCCCCAAGATATGGACTTCAATAACTCTGACGATGAGACTCAAGACATCAATATTGCCACTCAGGGCCTCAACAACATACCAGTTCCCAAGCAGCGAAGCACCATTTCAATCCATCCACCAAATAAAGGTTTCAAATACACAGAACCTGTAAGAAAGAAAGCTGACCGGGAGAATTTGAAAGGTGTTGAATGCAAGCAGTGCAAGAAATTCTATGATGCTGTGCTCCCTGATGGCCGCGTGAATGGTAATGGCATGGATTCTACAAGCATGAGGTGCGAGCATCATGATGGCGTGTCCAGACATAGATACAGGtatgctcctccatcgacacctgaCGGGTTTTGGAACATCGGATTTGAATCAGAAATGTAA
- the LOC127326095 gene encoding UDP-glucuronate:xylan alpha-glucuronosyltransferase 1-like codes for MKLEITGKVCRCFFSRVQDDFDVLCEACLSGKMFYVKLVLLVLMCGSFMGLLHSPSIHHGDDEHKTQSPEASKVMWTTNAGQKDWGYLSNVRIDWSRISMAVQEVSRAEDQLRVGLLNFDGEEMDQWRTLFPRNAAVSAVHLERVSSNVTWEHLYPAWIDEEELYAAPTCPYLPEPAVEGLEYDVVAVNLPCSGATGWSKDVPRLHLQLAAARLAIAGRSEKAVHVVVVSQCFPAPNLFRCKDEVIRDGDVWVYRPDVGELRWKLALPVGSCKLAMPIKALGESYVSSAPRREAYATILHSEQLYACGAMVAAQSIRMAGSDRDMVAEEQRLESWRRR; via the exons ATGAAACTGGAAATAACAGGGAAGGTCTGCAGATGTTTTTTTTCGAGAGTACAAG ATGATTTTGATGTTCTATGTGAAGCTTGTCTCAGCGGCAAGATGTTCTATGTGAAGCTTGTCCTCCTCGTTCTCATGTGCGGCTCCTTCATGGGCCTTCTCCACTCGCCATCGATCCACCATGGCGACGACGAACACAAAACGCA GTCCCCCGAAGCGTCGAAGGTGATGTGGACAACGAACGCCGGTCAGAAGGACTGGGGTTACTTGTCGAACGTGAGGATCGACTGGTCGCGGATTTCCATGGCGGTGCAAGAAGTTTCTAGAGCAGAAGATCAGTTACGAGTAGGGCTCCTGAACTTCGACGGGGAGGAGATGGACCAGTGGAGGACGCTGTTTCCGCGGAATGCGGCCGTCTCCGCGGTGCACCTGGAGCGCGTCTCGAGCAAcgtcacctgggagcacctgtacCCGGCGTGGATTGACGAGGAGGAGCTGTACGCCGCGCCGACGTGCCCGTACCTGCCGGAGCCGGCCGTGGAGGGACTAGAGTACGACGTCGTCGCGGTGAATCTCCCGTGCAGCGGCGCTACAGGCTGGTCCAAGGACGTGCCGCGGCTGCACCTGCAGCTGGCGGCGGCGAGGCTCGCCATCGCGGGCAGATCGGAGAAGGCGGTGCACGTGGTCGTGGTGAGCCAGTGCTTCCCGGCTCCAAACCTGTTCAGGTGCAAAGACGAGGTCATACGCGACGGCGATGTGTGGGTTTACAGACCAGACGTGGGCGAGCTCCGGTGGAAGCTCGCGCTTCCCGTCGGGTCCTGCAAGCTCGCCATGCCGATCAAAGCACTCG GGGAATCGTACGTGTCGTCGGCGCCGCGGCGGGAGGCGTACGCGACGATCCTCCACTCGGAGCAGCTGTACGCATGCGGCGCCATGGTGGCTGCGCAGAGCATCAGGATGGCTGGGTCAGACCGGGACATGGTGGCGGAGGAGCAGAGGCTGGAGAGTTGGAGACGAAGGTAG